Proteins from a genomic interval of Cupriavidus pauculus:
- a CDS encoding peroxiredoxin, with the protein MAIRIGETAPDFTAETTEGPIHFHEWIGDSWAILFSHPKDFTPVCTTELGYMARLKPEFDKRNTKVIGLSIDPVGDHSRWAKDIEETQGTAVNFPMIGDHDLTVAKLYDMIHPEASGSGPRTAVDNATIRSVFWIGPDKKIKAMLVYPMSAGRNFDEVLRLLDSLQLNAKHTVATPVNWKPGDDVIIPTSVSDEDAKKKYPEGFKTLKPYLRTVAQPK; encoded by the coding sequence ATGGCCATCCGCATTGGCGAGACCGCCCCGGACTTCACCGCCGAAACCACCGAGGGCCCGATCCACTTCCACGAATGGATCGGCGACAGCTGGGCGATCCTGTTCTCGCACCCCAAGGACTTCACGCCGGTCTGCACCACCGAACTGGGCTACATGGCGCGGCTCAAGCCCGAGTTCGACAAGCGCAACACCAAGGTCATCGGGCTGTCCATCGACCCCGTGGGCGACCACTCGCGCTGGGCCAAGGACATCGAGGAGACCCAGGGCACCGCCGTGAACTTCCCGATGATCGGCGACCACGACCTGACCGTGGCCAAGCTCTACGACATGATCCACCCCGAGGCCAGCGGCAGCGGCCCGCGCACGGCCGTGGACAACGCCACGATCCGCTCGGTGTTCTGGATCGGCCCGGACAAGAAGATCAAGGCGATGCTGGTCTACCCGATGAGCGCCGGCCGCAATTTCGACGAGGTGCTGCGGCTGCTGGACTCCCTGCAGCTCAATGCCAAACACACGGTGGCCACGCCGGTCAACTGGAAGCCGGGCGACGACGTGATCATCCCGACCTCGGTGTCCGACGAGGACGCAAAGAAGAAGTATCCGGAAGGATTCAAGACGCTCAAGCCGTACCTGCGCACGGTGGCCCAGCCGAAGTAG